The genomic interval CGCGCTACCGAAGGTGACACCCGGCGGAGCGGGCGGTTACCGGTCATCGTGCTCGCCTTACTGATCGCCCTGGGCCTCAGCACTCCGGCCCACGCGGACGTGGGCCGCGAGCCGGTGCTTCTCATGCACGGCTGGCAGGGCTCGACTACGCAGTTCGCGGCTATGCGGACCGCGTTGGAGCAGGACGGTTTCCCGGTCTACGTGGTGGATCTGCCCGGCGAGGAGAACCTCGCCAACGCCCAGGCGATCGCCCGGGTCGTCGAACGGGCCCGGCAGGAGCACGGCGACCGCCAGGTCGCTCTCGTCGGCCACAGTATGGGCGGGCTGTCCGCACGGCACTACCTGAAATTCCTGGGCGGCACCAAGCACACCCGCCACTACATCTCGATGGGCACCGCGCAGCGCGGCTACGCCCCGGCCTGCCTGCTGCCGCCCGCCGACGGTGGCCAACTGTGCCCGCTGAACAGCTTCATCATCCAACTGAACAGCGGTGACCCGACCCCGCCGCCGGTCACCTACACCTTCCTGAACAGCTCGCTCGACGCCACCCGCAACGACACCATCGGCGGAAACTGGTGCCGCGCGGAGATTCCCGGCGTGGAGCATGCCGACGAACCCGCAGACCCCCGCTTCATCGCGGCCGTCCGGCACGCGCTCGACGGAGGCTGCGGATGATTCGGCTACCCGTTCACCGTGCGGCTCAGGACAATTCGGTGACTTGCAGCTCGCCCTCGGCGTACTGAGCGCGCAGGCGCTTCTTGTCGAACTTGCCGACGCTGGTCTTGGGCACCTCGGGGATGAAGGTCCAGCGTTCGGGGAGTTGCCATTTGGCGAACTTGTCGGCGAGGAAGTCGCGGAGTTCCGCCGGCTCGGCCTCGGCGCCTTCCTTCAGGACGATGGCGACCAGGGGCCGTTCGTCCCACTTCTCGTCCGGGACGCCGATGACGGCGGATTCGGCGACCGCCGGATGGCCCATGACGGCGTTCTCCAGATCGACCGAGGAGATCCACTCACCGCCGGACTTGATGACGTCCTTGGAGCGGTCCACCAGGGTGAGGTAGCCGTTCGGGGTGATCTTGCCGACGTCGCCGGTGCGCAGCCAGCCGTCGTCGAACTTGTCCGGGTCCACCACCGCACCATCCGGGGAGTAGTAGGAACCGGTGATCCAGGGACCGCGAACCTCCAACTCGCCCAGCGCTTCTCCGTCGTTCGGGACGACACTGCCGTCGTCGGCGACCAGGCGGGCCTGGACGCTCGCGGGGAAGCGACCCTGGGTGTAGCGGTAGGACCATTCCTCGTCGCCGCTGACGCCGACCGGGGGGTGGGAGA from Nocardia goodfellowii carries:
- a CDS encoding esterase/lipase family protein gives rise to the protein MTTADRRATEGDTRRSGRLPVIVLALLIALGLSTPAHADVGREPVLLMHGWQGSTTQFAAMRTALEQDGFPVYVVDLPGEENLANAQAIARVVERARQEHGDRQVALVGHSMGGLSARHYLKFLGGTKHTRHYISMGTAQRGYAPACLLPPADGGQLCPLNSFIIQLNSGDPTPPPVTYTFLNSSLDATRNDTIGGNWCRAEIPGVEHADEPADPRFIAAVRHALDGGCG